The proteins below are encoded in one region of Apostichopus japonicus isolate 1M-3 chromosome 4, ASM3797524v1, whole genome shotgun sequence:
- the LOC139966069 gene encoding MYCBP-associated protein-like isoform X2 has product MSSPRERKSRQGSPTSSLRKRSSSRNSISSEHSTSVSRSSKRLTSGFTMVHLIGSYKSKSTSRNKRDGTPEKPVSPTQSQLLEEEVVPPSKQVLDGDDIQALAIQQNDLTKLHAPKPPEKSAGPDKNKRVVVRKLKPQSELDKPPLKTVLIAKPAPPHAPIKSDDFSGISGPRFDASGNIIPHSILGTMQEFTQEAAQQGHVTIPPGIQSRPQTPSVKSHQKDQTSQPAPRDSFLDENKALINWQRKMIDRKRQQGYISKLLQKPVDTLVMNQASDFRKTQEQRYLIDRTIPAVDYGKGYRVGSEFWKQQERIGNDLSGIHMTLSQTERGYAPPVEHIRNPNIIKEEMGLPVGEGRNSPVYYPWHQSQYLKQRRDQLIAVMEELDPFKPDLDSLHVSGTNKPHKPSTATKSSLKRTHETREMDSLENQENIAPSVEKEAEIMEGPVSGPCLVFQGFRAGWTGDSCSGKGQVASGARVTFESFAGERTTAYLELVNDGTTSLHYDWKKIPKVNPFEAARSNSKVQRFYFNTSSGVLLPGDKLQFPFIFKSPNPGIFSETWQLDTKPTLCGGATLQVTLRGIALQEDKTKKQRNDIEQELYHRQAEVAVRRVLDEIVDGIRTPQRARSPVDAYITEEEQFEKENPQMHYSNEVVTNLKELWKDLYDDEDDLEVPPWNFSVQGLKEELLGLEDEERREELLTRLNSSVASLSFPPLMPVQQEQYRLGYQLMMEAADMLDAEAESLRISLGFPEKNPTYPSMPDILSANDTLRGGPPKEKSDPKKNKKGKDDDKKDKKDGKKGKKDDKDKDRPKSKQDKSRAGKSRETSSPKPLRERKTPRGDRKVERMPVRPYPPPSETGDPVLDAKYRNKLYIMVYNLLGDTAEQMAGLFEDIQKKQELNTLQ; this is encoded by the exons ATGTCATCGCCAAGAGAGAGAAAGAGCCGCCAAGGTTCACCTACATCTTCTCTCAGAAAGAGATCCTCTTCTCGTAACTCCATCAGTTCCGAACATTCTACATCTGTTAGTCGGTCCTCCAAAAGACTGACCTCTGGGTTCACTATGGTCCATTTAATTGGCTCAT acAAATCAAAGTCAACAAGTCGTAATAAAAGAGATGGTACCCCAGAGAAACCAGTAAGTCCCACACAGTCTCAGCTGTTAGAGGAGGAGGTTGTACCACCCAGTAAACAAGTGTTGGATGGTGACGACATCCAGGCTTTGGCCATCCAACAAAATGATCTTACAAAG TTGCACGCTCCAAAACCTCCCGAGAAGTCGGCTGGACCAGACAAGAATAAAAGAGTGGTAGTCCGCAAGTTAAAGCCTCAATCTGAATTAGATAAACCACCATTGAAGACTGTCTTGATTGCTAAGCCCGCTCCACCTCATGCTCCTATCAAAAGTGATGATTTCTCCG GTATTAGTGGGCCAAGGTTCGATGCTAGCGGTAACATTATACCGCATAGCATTCTGGGCACAATGCAGGAATTTACTCAAGAAGCTGCACAACAAGGCCATGTTACA ATTCCTCCTGGGATCCAATCAAGACCACAGACACCAAGTGTGAAGAGTCATCAAAAGGACCAGACTTCCCAACCAGCTCCCAGAGACTCATTTCTTGATGAAAACAAAGCTTTAATCAACTGGCAGAGGAAGATGATAGATCGGAAACGACAGCAGGGATACATATCAA AGCTACTTCAGAAACCAGTTGATACCTTGGTTATGAACCAGGCCAGTGATTTCAGGAAGACCCAGGAGCAGAGGTACTTGATAGATCGAACCATACCAGCAGTGGATTATGGCAAAGGAT ATCGTGTTGGTAGTGAATTTTGGAAACAACAAGAGAGAATTGGGAATGATCTTTCTGGAATTCA TATGACATTATCACAGACTGAGAGGGGCTATGCACCTCCTGTTGAACACATCAGGAATCCAAACATCATCAAAGAAGAAATGG GTTTACCAGTTGGAGAGGGTCGTAACAGCCCTGTCTACTACCCATGGCACCAGTCTCAGTACCTCAAACAGAGAAGAGATCAACTAATTGCAGTTATGGAGGAACTAGATCCATTTAAACCA GATCTTGATTCTCTGCATGTTTCTGGGACCAACAAACCTCACAAGCCGTCTACTGCAACAAAATCATCCCTGAAGAGGACCCATGAGACCAGAGAGATGGACTCTCTTGAAAACCAGGAAAACAT TGCACCTTCAGTCGAAAAGGAAGCAGAGATCATGGAGGGCCCTGTTTCTGGTCCTTGCCTGGTTTTCCAAGGCTTCCGTGCTGGATGGACTGGGGACAGCTGCAGTGGGAAGGGTCAAGTAGCTAGTGGAGCAAGAGTTACCTTTGAATCATTTGCTGGGGAAAGAACCACTGCTTATTTAGAGTTGGTGAATGATGGTACAACCAGCCTACACTACGACTGGAAG AAAATCCCCAAGGTGAATCCATTTGAAGCAGCAAGGAGCAACAGCAAAGTACAGCGGTTTTACTTCAACACTAGCAGTGGAGTGTTGTTGCCAGGTGACAAGCTCCAGTTTCCGTTCATCTTCAAGTCACCGAATCCTGGCATCTTCTCAGAGACCTGGCAGCTGGATACGAAACCTACCCTTTGTGGAGGGGCGACTCTGCAAGTGACGTTGAGAGGTATTGCACTGCAAGAAGATAAAACCAAGAAACAGAGAAATGACATTGAG CAAGAGCTTTATCACAGACAAGCAGAGGTGGCTGTCAGGAGGGTTCTTGATGAGATTGTTGACGGTATCCGCACCCCTCAGAGGGCTCGCTCTCCAGTGGATGCCTACATAACTGAAGAAGAACAGTTTGAGAAAGAAAaccctcag ATGCACTACTCTAATGAGGTTGTCACTAATTTGAAGGAACTTTGGAAAGATCTGTATGATGATGAGGACGATTTAGAGGTGCCACCTTGGAACTTTTCTGTGCAAGGCTTGAAAGAG GAGTTGCTGGGTCTAGAGGATGAGGAAAGGCGAGAAGAACTACTGACCCGTCTAAACTCATCGGTGGCATCTCTCTCATTCCCTCCACTGATGCCTGTACAGCAAGAACAGTATAGATTAGG GTACCAGTTAATGATGGAAGCAGCAGATATGTTAGATGCAGAGGCTGAATCTTTAAGAATATCTCTTGGATTCCCAGAGAAAAATCCAACCTATCCATCAATGCCTGATA TCCTATCAGCAAACGATACCTTGAGAGGTG GGCCTCCCAAGGAGAAGA GCGACCCcaagaagaacaaaaaaggCAAAGATGATGATAAGAAAGATAAGAAGGATGGCAAGAAAGGCAAGAAGGAT GACAAAGACAAAGACAGACCAAAGAGTAAACAAGATAAATCCAGAGCAGGAAAGAGTCGAGAGACATCTAGTCCAAAACCGTTGAGGGAAAGAAAAACTCCAAGAGGAGACAGGAAGGTGGAGCGGATGCCAGTCCGGCCCTATCCTCCTCCATCAGAGACTGGAGATCCAGTCCTTGATGCCAAGTACAGGAATAAACTTTACATTATG GTTTATAATTTACTTGGAGACACAGCCGAGCAGATGGCAGGACTTTTTGAAGATATTCAAAAGAAGCAAGAGTTAAATACTCTGCAGTAA
- the LOC139966069 gene encoding MYCBP-associated protein-like isoform X1, translating into MSSPRERKSRQGSPTSSLRKRSSSRNSISSEHSTSVSRSSKRLTSGFTMVHLIGSYKSKSTSRNKRDGTPEKPVSPTQSQLLEEEVVPPSKQVLDGDDIQALAIQQNDLTKLHAPKPPEKSAGPDKNKRVVVRKLKPQSELDKPPLKTVLIAKPAPPHAPIKSDDFSGISGPRFDASGNIIPHSILGTMQEFTQEAAQQGHVTIPPGIQSRPQTPSVKSHQKDQTSQPAPRDSFLDENKALINWQRKMIDRKRQQGYISKLLQKPVDTLVMNQASDFRKTQEQRYLIDRTIPAVDYGKGYRVGSEFWKQQERIGNDLSGIHMTLSQTERGYAPPVEHIRNPNIIKEEMGLPVGEGRNSPVYYPWHQSQYLKQRRDQLIAVMEELDPFKPDLDSLHVSGTNKPHKPSTATKSSLKRTHETREMDSLENQENIAPSVEKEAEIMEGPVSGPCLVFQGFRAGWTGDSCSGKGQVASGARVTFESFAGERTTAYLELVNDGTTSLHYDWKKIPKVNPFEAARSNSKVQRFYFNTSSGVLLPGDKLQFPFIFKSPNPGIFSETWQLDTKPTLCGGATLQVTLRGIALQEDKTKKQRNDIEQELYHRQAEVAVRRVLDEIVDGIRTPQRARSPVDAYITEEEQFEKENPQMHYSNEVVTNLKELWKDLYDDEDDLEVPPWNFSVQGLKEELLGLEDEERREELLTRLNSSVASLSFPPLMPVQQEQYRLGYQLMMEAADMLDAEAESLRISLGFPEKNPTYPSMPDILSANDTLRGGPPKEKKPALDRHSADSPGDPKKNKKGKDDDKKDKKDGKKGKKDDKDKDRPKSKQDKSRAGKSRETSSPKPLRERKTPRGDRKVERMPVRPYPPPSETGDPVLDAKYRNKLYIMVYNLLGDTAEQMAGLFEDIQKKQELNTLQ; encoded by the exons ATGTCATCGCCAAGAGAGAGAAAGAGCCGCCAAGGTTCACCTACATCTTCTCTCAGAAAGAGATCCTCTTCTCGTAACTCCATCAGTTCCGAACATTCTACATCTGTTAGTCGGTCCTCCAAAAGACTGACCTCTGGGTTCACTATGGTCCATTTAATTGGCTCAT acAAATCAAAGTCAACAAGTCGTAATAAAAGAGATGGTACCCCAGAGAAACCAGTAAGTCCCACACAGTCTCAGCTGTTAGAGGAGGAGGTTGTACCACCCAGTAAACAAGTGTTGGATGGTGACGACATCCAGGCTTTGGCCATCCAACAAAATGATCTTACAAAG TTGCACGCTCCAAAACCTCCCGAGAAGTCGGCTGGACCAGACAAGAATAAAAGAGTGGTAGTCCGCAAGTTAAAGCCTCAATCTGAATTAGATAAACCACCATTGAAGACTGTCTTGATTGCTAAGCCCGCTCCACCTCATGCTCCTATCAAAAGTGATGATTTCTCCG GTATTAGTGGGCCAAGGTTCGATGCTAGCGGTAACATTATACCGCATAGCATTCTGGGCACAATGCAGGAATTTACTCAAGAAGCTGCACAACAAGGCCATGTTACA ATTCCTCCTGGGATCCAATCAAGACCACAGACACCAAGTGTGAAGAGTCATCAAAAGGACCAGACTTCCCAACCAGCTCCCAGAGACTCATTTCTTGATGAAAACAAAGCTTTAATCAACTGGCAGAGGAAGATGATAGATCGGAAACGACAGCAGGGATACATATCAA AGCTACTTCAGAAACCAGTTGATACCTTGGTTATGAACCAGGCCAGTGATTTCAGGAAGACCCAGGAGCAGAGGTACTTGATAGATCGAACCATACCAGCAGTGGATTATGGCAAAGGAT ATCGTGTTGGTAGTGAATTTTGGAAACAACAAGAGAGAATTGGGAATGATCTTTCTGGAATTCA TATGACATTATCACAGACTGAGAGGGGCTATGCACCTCCTGTTGAACACATCAGGAATCCAAACATCATCAAAGAAGAAATGG GTTTACCAGTTGGAGAGGGTCGTAACAGCCCTGTCTACTACCCATGGCACCAGTCTCAGTACCTCAAACAGAGAAGAGATCAACTAATTGCAGTTATGGAGGAACTAGATCCATTTAAACCA GATCTTGATTCTCTGCATGTTTCTGGGACCAACAAACCTCACAAGCCGTCTACTGCAACAAAATCATCCCTGAAGAGGACCCATGAGACCAGAGAGATGGACTCTCTTGAAAACCAGGAAAACAT TGCACCTTCAGTCGAAAAGGAAGCAGAGATCATGGAGGGCCCTGTTTCTGGTCCTTGCCTGGTTTTCCAAGGCTTCCGTGCTGGATGGACTGGGGACAGCTGCAGTGGGAAGGGTCAAGTAGCTAGTGGAGCAAGAGTTACCTTTGAATCATTTGCTGGGGAAAGAACCACTGCTTATTTAGAGTTGGTGAATGATGGTACAACCAGCCTACACTACGACTGGAAG AAAATCCCCAAGGTGAATCCATTTGAAGCAGCAAGGAGCAACAGCAAAGTACAGCGGTTTTACTTCAACACTAGCAGTGGAGTGTTGTTGCCAGGTGACAAGCTCCAGTTTCCGTTCATCTTCAAGTCACCGAATCCTGGCATCTTCTCAGAGACCTGGCAGCTGGATACGAAACCTACCCTTTGTGGAGGGGCGACTCTGCAAGTGACGTTGAGAGGTATTGCACTGCAAGAAGATAAAACCAAGAAACAGAGAAATGACATTGAG CAAGAGCTTTATCACAGACAAGCAGAGGTGGCTGTCAGGAGGGTTCTTGATGAGATTGTTGACGGTATCCGCACCCCTCAGAGGGCTCGCTCTCCAGTGGATGCCTACATAACTGAAGAAGAACAGTTTGAGAAAGAAAaccctcag ATGCACTACTCTAATGAGGTTGTCACTAATTTGAAGGAACTTTGGAAAGATCTGTATGATGATGAGGACGATTTAGAGGTGCCACCTTGGAACTTTTCTGTGCAAGGCTTGAAAGAG GAGTTGCTGGGTCTAGAGGATGAGGAAAGGCGAGAAGAACTACTGACCCGTCTAAACTCATCGGTGGCATCTCTCTCATTCCCTCCACTGATGCCTGTACAGCAAGAACAGTATAGATTAGG GTACCAGTTAATGATGGAAGCAGCAGATATGTTAGATGCAGAGGCTGAATCTTTAAGAATATCTCTTGGATTCCCAGAGAAAAATCCAACCTATCCATCAATGCCTGATA TCCTATCAGCAAACGATACCTTGAGAGGTG GGCCTCCCAAGGAGAAGA AACCTGCCTTGGATAGACACAGTGCAGACTCACCAG GCGACCCcaagaagaacaaaaaaggCAAAGATGATGATAAGAAAGATAAGAAGGATGGCAAGAAAGGCAAGAAGGAT GACAAAGACAAAGACAGACCAAAGAGTAAACAAGATAAATCCAGAGCAGGAAAGAGTCGAGAGACATCTAGTCCAAAACCGTTGAGGGAAAGAAAAACTCCAAGAGGAGACAGGAAGGTGGAGCGGATGCCAGTCCGGCCCTATCCTCCTCCATCAGAGACTGGAGATCCAGTCCTTGATGCCAAGTACAGGAATAAACTTTACATTATG GTTTATAATTTACTTGGAGACACAGCCGAGCAGATGGCAGGACTTTTTGAAGATATTCAAAAGAAGCAAGAGTTAAATACTCTGCAGTAA
- the LOC139966069 gene encoding MYCBP-associated protein-like isoform X3 — protein sequence MNSRLTTKPSRKDRPKSSDKSKSTSRNKRDGTPEKPVSPTQSQLLEEEVVPPSKQVLDGDDIQALAIQQNDLTKLHAPKPPEKSAGPDKNKRVVVRKLKPQSELDKPPLKTVLIAKPAPPHAPIKSDDFSGISGPRFDASGNIIPHSILGTMQEFTQEAAQQGHVTIPPGIQSRPQTPSVKSHQKDQTSQPAPRDSFLDENKALINWQRKMIDRKRQQGYISKLLQKPVDTLVMNQASDFRKTQEQRYLIDRTIPAVDYGKGYRVGSEFWKQQERIGNDLSGIHMTLSQTERGYAPPVEHIRNPNIIKEEMGLPVGEGRNSPVYYPWHQSQYLKQRRDQLIAVMEELDPFKPDLDSLHVSGTNKPHKPSTATKSSLKRTHETREMDSLENQENIAPSVEKEAEIMEGPVSGPCLVFQGFRAGWTGDSCSGKGQVASGARVTFESFAGERTTAYLELVNDGTTSLHYDWKKIPKVNPFEAARSNSKVQRFYFNTSSGVLLPGDKLQFPFIFKSPNPGIFSETWQLDTKPTLCGGATLQVTLRGIALQEDKTKKQRNDIEQELYHRQAEVAVRRVLDEIVDGIRTPQRARSPVDAYITEEEQFEKENPQMHYSNEVVTNLKELWKDLYDDEDDLEVPPWNFSVQGLKEELLGLEDEERREELLTRLNSSVASLSFPPLMPVQQEQYRLGYQLMMEAADMLDAEAESLRISLGFPEKNPTYPSMPDILSANDTLRGGPPKEKKPALDRHSADSPGDPKKNKKGKDDDKKDKKDGKKGKKDDKDKDRPKSKQDKSRAGKSRETSSPKPLRERKTPRGDRKVERMPVRPYPPPSETGDPVLDAKYRNKLYIMVYNLLGDTAEQMAGLFEDIQKKQELNTLQ from the exons ATGAATAGCAGACTTACTACAAAGCCGTCTCGTAAAGACAGGCCGAAATCGAGTG acAAATCAAAGTCAACAAGTCGTAATAAAAGAGATGGTACCCCAGAGAAACCAGTAAGTCCCACACAGTCTCAGCTGTTAGAGGAGGAGGTTGTACCACCCAGTAAACAAGTGTTGGATGGTGACGACATCCAGGCTTTGGCCATCCAACAAAATGATCTTACAAAG TTGCACGCTCCAAAACCTCCCGAGAAGTCGGCTGGACCAGACAAGAATAAAAGAGTGGTAGTCCGCAAGTTAAAGCCTCAATCTGAATTAGATAAACCACCATTGAAGACTGTCTTGATTGCTAAGCCCGCTCCACCTCATGCTCCTATCAAAAGTGATGATTTCTCCG GTATTAGTGGGCCAAGGTTCGATGCTAGCGGTAACATTATACCGCATAGCATTCTGGGCACAATGCAGGAATTTACTCAAGAAGCTGCACAACAAGGCCATGTTACA ATTCCTCCTGGGATCCAATCAAGACCACAGACACCAAGTGTGAAGAGTCATCAAAAGGACCAGACTTCCCAACCAGCTCCCAGAGACTCATTTCTTGATGAAAACAAAGCTTTAATCAACTGGCAGAGGAAGATGATAGATCGGAAACGACAGCAGGGATACATATCAA AGCTACTTCAGAAACCAGTTGATACCTTGGTTATGAACCAGGCCAGTGATTTCAGGAAGACCCAGGAGCAGAGGTACTTGATAGATCGAACCATACCAGCAGTGGATTATGGCAAAGGAT ATCGTGTTGGTAGTGAATTTTGGAAACAACAAGAGAGAATTGGGAATGATCTTTCTGGAATTCA TATGACATTATCACAGACTGAGAGGGGCTATGCACCTCCTGTTGAACACATCAGGAATCCAAACATCATCAAAGAAGAAATGG GTTTACCAGTTGGAGAGGGTCGTAACAGCCCTGTCTACTACCCATGGCACCAGTCTCAGTACCTCAAACAGAGAAGAGATCAACTAATTGCAGTTATGGAGGAACTAGATCCATTTAAACCA GATCTTGATTCTCTGCATGTTTCTGGGACCAACAAACCTCACAAGCCGTCTACTGCAACAAAATCATCCCTGAAGAGGACCCATGAGACCAGAGAGATGGACTCTCTTGAAAACCAGGAAAACAT TGCACCTTCAGTCGAAAAGGAAGCAGAGATCATGGAGGGCCCTGTTTCTGGTCCTTGCCTGGTTTTCCAAGGCTTCCGTGCTGGATGGACTGGGGACAGCTGCAGTGGGAAGGGTCAAGTAGCTAGTGGAGCAAGAGTTACCTTTGAATCATTTGCTGGGGAAAGAACCACTGCTTATTTAGAGTTGGTGAATGATGGTACAACCAGCCTACACTACGACTGGAAG AAAATCCCCAAGGTGAATCCATTTGAAGCAGCAAGGAGCAACAGCAAAGTACAGCGGTTTTACTTCAACACTAGCAGTGGAGTGTTGTTGCCAGGTGACAAGCTCCAGTTTCCGTTCATCTTCAAGTCACCGAATCCTGGCATCTTCTCAGAGACCTGGCAGCTGGATACGAAACCTACCCTTTGTGGAGGGGCGACTCTGCAAGTGACGTTGAGAGGTATTGCACTGCAAGAAGATAAAACCAAGAAACAGAGAAATGACATTGAG CAAGAGCTTTATCACAGACAAGCAGAGGTGGCTGTCAGGAGGGTTCTTGATGAGATTGTTGACGGTATCCGCACCCCTCAGAGGGCTCGCTCTCCAGTGGATGCCTACATAACTGAAGAAGAACAGTTTGAGAAAGAAAaccctcag ATGCACTACTCTAATGAGGTTGTCACTAATTTGAAGGAACTTTGGAAAGATCTGTATGATGATGAGGACGATTTAGAGGTGCCACCTTGGAACTTTTCTGTGCAAGGCTTGAAAGAG GAGTTGCTGGGTCTAGAGGATGAGGAAAGGCGAGAAGAACTACTGACCCGTCTAAACTCATCGGTGGCATCTCTCTCATTCCCTCCACTGATGCCTGTACAGCAAGAACAGTATAGATTAGG GTACCAGTTAATGATGGAAGCAGCAGATATGTTAGATGCAGAGGCTGAATCTTTAAGAATATCTCTTGGATTCCCAGAGAAAAATCCAACCTATCCATCAATGCCTGATA TCCTATCAGCAAACGATACCTTGAGAGGTG GGCCTCCCAAGGAGAAGA AACCTGCCTTGGATAGACACAGTGCAGACTCACCAG GCGACCCcaagaagaacaaaaaaggCAAAGATGATGATAAGAAAGATAAGAAGGATGGCAAGAAAGGCAAGAAGGAT GACAAAGACAAAGACAGACCAAAGAGTAAACAAGATAAATCCAGAGCAGGAAAGAGTCGAGAGACATCTAGTCCAAAACCGTTGAGGGAAAGAAAAACTCCAAGAGGAGACAGGAAGGTGGAGCGGATGCCAGTCCGGCCCTATCCTCCTCCATCAGAGACTGGAGATCCAGTCCTTGATGCCAAGTACAGGAATAAACTTTACATTATG GTTTATAATTTACTTGGAGACACAGCCGAGCAGATGGCAGGACTTTTTGAAGATATTCAAAAGAAGCAAGAGTTAAATACTCTGCAGTAA